From one Longimicrobium sp. genomic stretch:
- a CDS encoding carboxypeptidase-like regulatory domain-containing protein yields MRRSIRAFAIIAAGMCMWAKAPSLAAQAVTATVEGRVTGAEAQPIAAARVQATSEEGEGKAALTDASGRYRLTFTRPSSRFVVSAHALGHTGATRVVRAAAQGVATADFSLAVRAAVLDTVSVSASAVRAAEARRTPGTTSSARSANQLRREALQGEDLSDLATRGSGGTRVPGSEGGVSFAGQSPDQTRATLDGASLEGDAVPREAIRGAAAVTNSYDVARGQFTGGQLAVQTQRGENGWGGAVRVSANLPWLRYGDWPGALGTPTAGGSVDAGGGGALVRDRLFAYGALTLRDEHAPSRSLENLAAGDLLRLRADPDSVRRFVAITDALGAGGGRPLGDARHGAVGLLRLDATLSRLHTAVLRFNGQSSRTWSGDPAWARAGSGAESRGTGGGVMGQLTSGGIHLGNTLRLHHAVSSAHSASSQLTPAGTVLVGGSGPEHGQAESLLFGGNPFADTDQQRTVSEISDEVSYVTPDGAHRLRGGVEWRHQDLRTTSWANRLGTFGFASLADLEQSRPASFTRTLNPREGRAVAAYAAGYVGHHWASGAFSVDYGLRAERSWYPHHLAAAPRVAELFGRAPGRVPSDVRVSPRVGASVEVRLPWDRRAGHGTTTIHGGIGEFGGAVRVPSLATALSETGFPGSAMLVCLGDAAPAPDWHAYRGTPDAAPTACTSGTPQFATRLPRATLFGSDYAAPRVRRASLNGAGQLPGQIFWDASVAVLRGSSEPLAFDRNLLPRVAFTLAEEGGRAVYAPAAAIEPALGTPSPAASRRVDAFGTVREVTGDGRSRTTQLTARLGGILPGNRGTWSVAYAWTHSRLLVGPINAPGGAPASTGADPLRPEWADAPYAPRHVVHGSWNLWPGPPGSRAKFQIRGQLASGLPFTPMVGGDVNGDGAANDRAFVWDPAAAPDSTVASGMRTLLDRAPGGVRGCLRRQSGTVAAANSCRGSWWASLDAVAELQFAKLRGTTANRFTVWMVARNLPAGLDQLLHGPGDLRGWGQISFPDPTLLSVRGFDPERRAYRYEVNPRFGSLANPAAPRAPFTLSVQARLVLGRDPAYRNPLAASPNGGGALAPARVRAHLQQHVLNIPAEVLALNGPRGVQLLPAQAARLQEAADSLQPQITAVVDSLVSSLTEQPGSRTGAQRAQLDALTARARAVIHAGAATSRAVLSPVQAARLPRHLRDPDLQFELLPSMEFAVPADPSTY; encoded by the coding sequence CCGGGCGTTCGCGATCATCGCGGCGGGCATGTGCATGTGGGCCAAGGCGCCGTCCCTGGCCGCCCAAGCCGTGACGGCGACGGTCGAGGGCCGGGTGACCGGGGCTGAGGCACAGCCCATCGCCGCGGCGCGCGTCCAGGCCACGTCCGAAGAGGGCGAGGGCAAGGCGGCCCTGACCGATGCGAGCGGCCGCTACCGGCTGACGTTCACGCGGCCGAGCAGCCGGTTCGTGGTTTCGGCCCATGCCCTGGGGCACACGGGGGCCACCAGGGTCGTGCGGGCCGCCGCGCAGGGCGTGGCGACGGCGGACTTTTCGCTCGCGGTACGCGCCGCCGTGCTGGACACCGTTTCGGTCAGCGCCTCGGCGGTGCGCGCGGCGGAGGCGCGGCGCACGCCGGGCACCACCAGTTCGGCCCGCAGCGCCAACCAGCTCCGACGGGAAGCGCTGCAGGGCGAAGACCTCTCGGACCTTGCGACCCGGGGATCCGGCGGCACGCGGGTGCCCGGGAGCGAGGGCGGCGTGTCGTTCGCGGGGCAGTCTCCCGACCAGACGCGAGCTACGCTGGATGGCGCGTCGCTCGAGGGCGATGCCGTTCCGCGGGAGGCCATCCGCGGGGCCGCGGCCGTCACCAACTCCTACGACGTAGCCCGCGGGCAGTTCACCGGCGGCCAGTTGGCCGTGCAGACCCAACGGGGCGAAAACGGCTGGGGCGGCGCCGTCCGGGTCAGCGCCAACCTTCCCTGGCTGCGGTACGGCGACTGGCCGGGGGCACTGGGCACCCCCACCGCGGGCGGCAGCGTCGACGCCGGGGGTGGCGGGGCGCTGGTGCGCGACCGCCTGTTCGCCTATGGGGCCTTGACGCTGCGCGACGAACACGCGCCTTCGCGCTCCCTGGAGAACCTGGCGGCGGGCGACCTGCTGAGGCTTCGCGCGGACCCGGATTCCGTGCGGCGCTTCGTCGCCATTACCGACGCGCTCGGTGCAGGCGGTGGCCGCCCCCTGGGCGACGCCAGGCACGGCGCGGTGGGGCTGCTGCGCCTGGATGCCACGCTGTCGCGGCTGCACACGGCGGTTCTGCGGTTCAACGGCCAGTCTTCGCGCACGTGGTCCGGCGACCCTGCGTGGGCACGCGCGGGGAGCGGCGCCGAATCGCGGGGAACCGGCGGCGGAGTGATGGGGCAGCTGACGTCCGGCGGCATCCACTTGGGCAACACGCTCCGGCTGCACCACGCGGTGTCGTCCGCACATAGCGCCAGCTCACAGCTTACTCCCGCGGGCACCGTGCTGGTGGGCGGGTCCGGCCCGGAACACGGCCAGGCGGAGTCTCTGCTGTTCGGCGGCAATCCGTTCGCGGACACCGACCAGCAACGCACCGTGAGCGAGATCTCGGACGAAGTTTCCTATGTTACCCCTGACGGCGCGCATCGCCTGCGCGGCGGCGTGGAGTGGCGGCACCAGGACCTGCGGACGACCAGCTGGGCGAACCGGCTGGGTACCTTCGGCTTCGCGAGCCTGGCCGACCTGGAGCAGTCCCGCCCCGCCTCGTTCACGCGCACCCTGAACCCGCGAGAAGGGCGCGCCGTCGCGGCCTATGCGGCGGGCTACGTCGGACATCATTGGGCGTCGGGAGCTTTCAGCGTGGACTACGGCCTCCGGGCCGAGCGCTCGTGGTACCCACACCACCTCGCCGCCGCCCCCCGCGTCGCGGAGCTCTTCGGGCGCGCTCCCGGCCGCGTGCCCTCCGACGTGCGCGTGAGTCCCCGCGTCGGCGCATCGGTCGAGGTGCGGCTGCCCTGGGACAGGCGTGCCGGTCACGGTACCACCACCATCCACGGCGGCATCGGCGAGTTCGGCGGGGCGGTGCGCGTGCCTTCGCTGGCGACGGCCCTGAGCGAAACCGGATTTCCCGGTTCGGCAATGCTCGTGTGCCTGGGCGACGCGGCGCCGGCGCCCGACTGGCACGCCTACCGCGGCACGCCGGACGCGGCCCCCACCGCCTGCACCAGCGGGACCCCGCAGTTCGCGACCCGCCTGCCCCGGGCCACACTGTTCGGCTCGGACTATGCCGCCCCGCGCGTACGGCGTGCGTCTTTGAACGGGGCGGGCCAGTTGCCGGGACAGATCTTCTGGGATGCGTCCGTCGCCGTGCTGCGGGGGTCGTCGGAGCCCCTGGCCTTCGACCGCAACCTACTTCCGCGGGTGGCGTTTACGTTGGCGGAGGAAGGCGGCCGAGCCGTCTACGCCCCCGCCGCGGCCATCGAGCCGGCACTGGGAACCCCGAGCCCCGCCGCCTCGCGCCGCGTGGACGCATTCGGAACGGTTCGCGAGGTGACCGGCGACGGGCGTTCGCGCACGACGCAGCTCACCGCTCGCCTTGGCGGCATTCTTCCGGGCAACCGGGGCACGTGGAGCGTGGCGTACGCCTGGACCCACTCGCGCCTTCTCGTCGGCCCGATCAACGCGCCGGGTGGCGCGCCCGCCAGCACGGGCGCCGACCCGCTGCGCCCGGAATGGGCTGACGCTCCGTATGCCCCGCGGCACGTCGTGCACGGATCGTGGAACCTCTGGCCCGGGCCTCCGGGGTCGCGGGCCAAGTTCCAGATCCGCGGACAGCTGGCTTCCGGGCTGCCCTTTACTCCCATGGTGGGCGGCGACGTCAACGGCGACGGTGCGGCCAACGACCGGGCCTTCGTGTGGGATCCCGCAGCGGCGCCGGACTCCACCGTCGCGAGCGGGATGCGCACGCTCCTGGACCGGGCTCCCGGCGGCGTGCGGGGGTGCCTGCGCCGCCAGTCCGGCACCGTGGCGGCGGCGAACAGCTGCCGCGGCTCGTGGTGGGCGTCACTGGACGCGGTGGCCGAACTGCAGTTCGCAAAGCTCCGGGGGACGACCGCCAATCGGTTCACGGTGTGGATGGTGGCACGCAACCTCCCCGCGGGGCTCGACCAGCTGCTGCACGGCCCGGGGGACCTGCGCGGGTGGGGGCAGATTTCATTTCCCGACCCCACGCTGCTCTCGGTGCGTGGTTTCGACCCGGAGCGCCGTGCGTACCGGTACGAGGTGAACCCCCGCTTCGGCTCCCTCGCGAACCCGGCGGCACCGCGCGCACCCTTCACCTTGAGCGTGCAGGCGCGCCTGGTGCTGGGCAGGGACCCGGCCTACCGCAACCCCCTTGCGGCATCGCCCAACGGGGGCGGTGCTCTCGCCCCTGCAAGGGTCCGGGCCCACCTCCAGCAGCACGTTCTGAACATTCCCGCCGAGGTCCTGGCGCTGAACGGGCCGCGTGGGGTGCAGCTGCTGCCCGCCCAGGCTGCCAGGCTGCAGGAGGCCGCGGACTCCCTTCAGCCGCAGATCACGGCCGTGGTGGATTCCCTGGTGAGTTCGCTGACCGAGCAGCCGGGCTCGCGAACAGGGGCACAAAGGGCGCAACTGGACGCGCTCACCGCACGCGCCCGCGCCGTTATCCACGCCGGCGCGGCCACTTCCCGCGCTGTGCTCTCCCCCGTTCAAGCGGCGCGTCTGCCTCGCCACCTGCGGGATCCGGATCTTCAGTTTGAACTGTTGCCGTCCATGGAATTCGCCGTTCCCGCGGATCCGAGCACGTACTGA
- a CDS encoding carboxypeptidase regulatory-like domain-containing protein yields MPHRFRAARSLLIAAILAALPGAAAAQSGGTIEGQVELSPRAARRVASSYPGAAGGTHVVGSVPPVAFLVGRIAGAPPASPQRARLAQQDTSFRPALLVVPTGARVEFPNGDPFFHNVFSYSPVKRFDLGRYPRGESRTVTFDRPGVAKVYCEIHQWMRAAVVVVENPFHAVVGADGRFRIAGVPAGRYRLTVWDVDRGERTVDVVVPASGTARVRLRL; encoded by the coding sequence ATGCCGCACCGGTTCCGCGCCGCCCGTTCCTTGCTGATCGCCGCCATCCTCGCCGCCCTTCCCGGTGCCGCCGCCGCGCAGTCCGGCGGCACCATCGAGGGGCAGGTGGAGCTGTCGCCGCGCGCTGCCCGGCGGGTGGCGTCCAGCTATCCGGGCGCGGCGGGCGGCACCCACGTCGTGGGATCGGTGCCGCCCGTGGCCTTTCTGGTGGGACGGATCGCGGGCGCGCCGCCGGCCTCGCCGCAGCGGGCGCGCCTGGCGCAGCAGGACACCAGCTTTCGCCCCGCCCTGCTGGTGGTGCCCACGGGGGCGCGGGTGGAGTTTCCGAACGGCGACCCCTTCTTCCACAACGTTTTTTCGTACTCCCCCGTCAAGCGGTTCGACCTGGGCCGCTATCCCCGCGGCGAGTCGCGGACGGTGACCTTCGACCGCCCCGGCGTGGCGAAAGTGTACTGCGAAATCCACCAGTGGATGCGCGCGGCGGTGGTCGTGGTCGAGAACCCCTTCCACGCGGTGGTGGGCGCAGACGGGCGGTTCCGCATCGCCGGGGTTCCCGCGGGGCGCTACCGGCTGACGGTGTGGGACGTGGACCGGGGCGAGCGGACGGTGGACGTGGTGGTCCCCGCCTCCGGCACGGCACGCGTGCGGCTGCGGCTGTGA